One Gimesia aquarii DNA segment encodes these proteins:
- a CDS encoding ExbD/TolR family protein, whose product MKLRSSGREAEKIEPQMAPMIDVVFQLLIFFMLTLNIVEPEGDFNVNMPITDDSKPSDDMPQFPDIKVRLVANEDGSLNTIRLGQVNLGNGPNVFAGLNNEILKIIGRPGNPITKDMEVEIEADYNLHFEYTLKAVSACTGRLDSSGKHIIRYIEKIKFAPPVGGPTAGT is encoded by the coding sequence ATGAAGTTACGTAGTTCAGGCCGGGAAGCAGAAAAGATCGAGCCGCAGATGGCGCCGATGATTGATGTTGTCTTTCAGTTATTGATCTTCTTTATGTTGACACTGAATATTGTTGAACCGGAAGGTGATTTTAATGTCAACATGCCGATCACTGATGACTCTAAGCCTTCTGATGATATGCCTCAGTTCCCTGACATTAAAGTCAGGCTCGTAGCCAATGAAGATGGATCACTGAATACCATTCGGCTGGGACAGGTCAATTTGGGAAATGGACCGAATGTCTTTGCTGGTTTGAATAATGAGATCTTAAAAATTATCGGGAGACCCGGTAATCCAATTACAAAAGATATGGAAGTCGAAATTGAAGCGGACTACAATCTGCACTTTGAATACACTTTGAAAGCAGTCAGTGCTTGCACAGGTCGGCTTGATTCTTCGGGAAAACACATCATCCGTTATATAGAGAAAATCAAGTTTGCACCTCCCGTTGGTGGCCCCACTGCTGGAACTTAA
- a CDS encoding MotA/TolQ/ExbB proton channel family protein, with protein sequence MMMGNSLERNQISLAYRSLSILLLCAVVFTPIGLNSKIWAYQDEKTPAAGEAPAGGEAAPAGEAPAAGNEAPAAENPPAENGAPAAATESFLSWMIRASGFFGLILLLLSFLMVALIMANVLSIRRDNLMPPDLIGAFEEKINSKDYQGAYELAKSDDSFVARVLAAGLSKLNQGYAEAIEGMQEVGEDENMAMEHKLSYLALIGAIAPMIGLMGTVYGMILSFQTIASSATSPKPSELADGISTALFTTLEGLTVAIPAMIFYSLLRNRVARFSLEVGMISESLMNRFSANSK encoded by the coding sequence ATGATGATGGGGAATTCCTTGGAACGGAATCAGATTTCACTGGCTTATCGTAGCCTGAGTATATTACTTCTCTGCGCAGTCGTTTTTACACCGATTGGCCTGAACTCAAAAATCTGGGCATATCAGGATGAAAAGACTCCCGCCGCAGGAGAGGCCCCCGCAGGTGGTGAAGCCGCACCGGCAGGCGAAGCACCGGCAGCTGGGAATGAAGCTCCTGCAGCAGAAAACCCTCCTGCAGAAAATGGTGCTCCTGCAGCAGCAACGGAAAGTTTTCTGTCCTGGATGATTCGTGCCTCAGGTTTCTTTGGTTTAATCCTGCTCTTACTTTCGTTTTTGATGGTTGCTTTGATCATGGCAAATGTGCTCTCAATTCGACGAGACAATCTGATGCCTCCCGATCTGATCGGCGCCTTTGAAGAAAAAATCAATAGCAAAGATTATCAAGGCGCCTATGAATTAGCCAAAAGCGATGATTCATTCGTTGCCCGCGTGTTGGCTGCAGGCTTAAGCAAGCTGAATCAAGGTTATGCGGAGGCTATTGAAGGCATGCAGGAAGTTGGCGAAGACGAAAACATGGCAATGGAGCACAAGCTAAGCTATCTGGCACTGATTGGTGCCATCGCTCCCATGATCGGACTGATGGGAACTGTTTACGGTATGATTTTGAGTTTCCAGACGATCGCAAGTTCTGCAACTTCACCTAAACCTTCTGAATTGGCAGACGGTATTTCAACGGCGTTGTTTACGACTTTGGAAGGTTTGACTGTCGCAATTCCAGCAATGATTTTCTATAGCCTGCTAAGAAATCGTGTAGCTCGGTTTTCGCTGGAAGTAGGAATGATTAGCGAAAGCCTGATGAACCGTTTTTCTGCTAATAGTAAATAG
- a CDS encoding ExbD/TolR family protein, translating to MRIKSQKAAVADVDMTPMIDIVFQLIAFFMVITNFEQIQADERVKLPSDSLAKPPETKAADELVLNIGFERNQQGEITDPEAYVFYTGEKIPVLKFGPKFEQEARIYKQKNQDPNDVPVILRSDALVDTGLIQDLIKLAQENGFTKFAFKATQKTQ from the coding sequence ATGCGAATTAAATCTCAAAAAGCGGCAGTCGCTGATGTCGACATGACACCGATGATTGATATAGTCTTTCAACTAATCGCTTTTTTTATGGTGATTACCAATTTTGAGCAGATTCAGGCAGACGAACGAGTGAAATTGCCTTCGGATTCTCTGGCAAAACCTCCTGAGACCAAAGCAGCCGATGAACTCGTTTTGAATATTGGCTTTGAACGTAATCAGCAGGGTGAAATTACAGACCCCGAGGCTTATGTTTTTTATACTGGTGAAAAAATTCCAGTACTGAAATTTGGACCAAAGTTCGAACAGGAAGCACGTATCTACAAGCAGAAAAATCAGGATCCGAATGACGTTCCCGTCATACTAAGATCGGATGCTTTAGTAGATACGGGTCTGATACAGGATCTGATTAAGCTCGCTCAAGAGAATGGTTTTACAAAGTTTGCATTCAAGGCAACGCAAAAGACTCAATAG